From the Desulfosarcina sp. BuS5 genome, one window contains:
- a CDS encoding ATP-binding protein: protein MYGRNLYIDKIRPFIDKPVIKIITGMRRVGKSCLIKLIIEMLKQNPEHKNAILYINKESLDFEFISDYRDLNQYVIKCFKGIKGKKYLFVDEIQEIAEWEKAITSLFSQGNIDIYVTGSNAHLLSSEIATLISGRFIEFPVYTLSFEEFLLFRNDKKEDIETEFLKYLKFGGFPAIHHFNFHEEVIYQYINSLYSTILLKDVIKRNSIRNVYLLEKITQYVFDNVGNIFSAKKISDFIKSQKMKVGIETVQNYISYLLSTFAIHKTSRYDIKGKRLLELHEKYYLGDLSLRHAMLGYKETDISGMLENLVFLELKRRGFNIHIGKYGNKEIDFIAEKKNKKLYIQVAYLLASPETIEREFSVLKRIKDNYPKYVISMDKVFGNDFAGIRRINFIDFLLHV, encoded by the coding sequence ATGTACGGAAGAAACTTATATATAGATAAAATTAGACCATTTATTGATAAGCCTGTTATTAAAATTATTACAGGAATGAGACGGGTTGGAAAAAGCTGTTTGATAAAACTGATTATTGAAATGCTTAAACAAAATCCAGAGCATAAAAATGCCATCCTTTATATCAATAAAGAGTCTCTTGATTTTGAATTTATTTCCGATTACAGAGATCTTAACCAGTATGTAATCAAGTGTTTCAAAGGTATTAAAGGGAAAAAATATCTTTTTGTAGATGAAATACAGGAAATAGCTGAATGGGAAAAAGCAATAACCTCATTGTTTTCACAAGGTAATATCGATATCTATGTTACAGGTTCAAATGCTCATCTTCTCTCTTCTGAAATAGCAACACTTATCTCCGGACGATTTATCGAGTTTCCTGTTTATACGTTGAGCTTTGAAGAATTCCTTTTATTCAGAAATGATAAAAAAGAAGATATTGAAACTGAATTTTTAAAGTATCTGAAATTTGGAGGTTTTCCTGCTATTCATCATTTTAATTTTCATGAAGAAGTTATTTATCAATATATTAATTCATTATACAGCACCATACTTTTAAAAGATGTTATCAAAAGAAACAGTATTCGGAACGTATATCTTCTTGAAAAAATTACCCAGTATGTTTTTGATAATGTGGGTAATATTTTCTCAGCAAAAAAGATATCCGACTTTATCAAATCGCAAAAAATGAAAGTGGGGATAGAAACTGTTCAGAATTATATTTCGTATCTTTTGTCTACATTTGCGATACATAAAACATCCCGTTATGACATAAAAGGGAAACGCCTGCTGGAACTACATGAAAAATATTACCTCGGTGATTTAAGCCTGAGGCATGCCATGCTGGGATATAAAGAGACCGATATTTCGGGAATGCTTGAAAATCTTGTCTTCCTTGAACTTAAAAGAAGAGGATTTAATATCCATATTGGAAAATATGGTAACAAAGAGATCGATTTTATTGCTGAAAAAAAAAATAAAAAACTATATATTCAGGTTGCCTATTTACTGGCATCACCAGAAACCATTGAAAGAGAATTTTCAGTTCTTAAGCGAATTAAGGATAATTATCCTAAATATGTGATAAGCATGGATAAGGTTTTTGGTAATGATTTCGCTGGGATCCGGAGAATAAATTTTATTGATTTCCTTTTGCACGTATAA
- a CDS encoding helix-turn-helix domain-containing protein, translated as MEWAGEKIKYLIKKNNFSIVKLAKKTGVSRQTVNDWINGQVPRGNHLINLCKLFKVNPDFFFSKDFDNSISVPVHRTRRTAKVTPAMQKDALELAGIYEVLFKNDANSSVVPVVRVHNRTDEAAKKIAGELRKRAGISQDIPPDYEQTFSLLEQLGIKVIFRCFPEKIKAYAFYTKIHGHRVVFVNNSTNIIDLIFPVLHEAVHAIRDEIQINNAFDAEEENFCDNVANYIQFPEKYVHMVYDVINGLPAGVQVNKLKTFGKTYRHALFGILKQIKTIDPDFNLKIGGADSNFKKRFHTIGDILFAGDDPRDYVTKISKLSPLFISIILNQIDSITNRKLGEMLGIESVLDIKAVKDELIRMKKAAS; from the coding sequence ATGGAATGGGCAGGGGAGAAGATTAAATATTTGATAAAGAAAAATAATTTTTCCATAGTCAAATTAGCCAAAAAAACAGGTGTTTCCAGGCAGACAGTAAATGACTGGATCAATGGCCAGGTTCCCAGGGGCAATCATTTAATTAATCTTTGCAAACTTTTCAAAGTAAATCCCGATTTCTTCTTTTCCAAAGATTTTGACAATTCAATATCTGTTCCCGTCCATCGCACAAGAAGAACTGCCAAGGTTACACCGGCAATGCAGAAAGATGCACTTGAACTGGCCGGAATCTATGAAGTTCTTTTTAAAAATGATGCCAATTCAAGCGTTGTTCCTGTTGTAAGAGTTCATAATCGAACTGATGAAGCTGCAAAAAAAATTGCAGGAGAGTTACGAAAAAGAGCAGGAATCAGTCAGGATATTCCTCCCGATTATGAACAAACTTTTTCTCTTTTGGAACAACTTGGAATTAAAGTAATATTTCGGTGTTTTCCTGAAAAAATTAAAGCCTATGCTTTTTATACAAAGATTCATGGGCATAGAGTTGTATTTGTTAATAACAGCACAAATATTATTGATCTGATTTTTCCGGTTTTACATGAAGCCGTACACGCAATACGCGACGAAATCCAGATAAATAACGCTTTTGATGCTGAAGAGGAAAATTTTTGTGACAATGTAGCAAACTATATTCAATTCCCTGAGAAATATGTGCATATGGTATATGATGTCATCAATGGCTTACCTGCAGGAGTTCAGGTAAACAAGCTGAAAACTTTTGGAAAAACTTACAGGCATGCTTTATTTGGAATTCTAAAACAGATTAAAACTATTGATCCTGATTTTAATCTCAAAATTGGAGGCGCTGACTCAAATTTTAAAAAAAGGTTTCACACAATTGGTGATATTTTGTTTGCAGGCGATGACCCCAGAGATTATGTCACAAAAATTTCAAAGTTGAGTCCTCTTTTTATAAGTATCATTCTCAACCAGATTGACAGTATTACAAATAGAAAATTGGGAGAAATGCTTGGAATTGAAAGTGTGCTGGACATAAAAGCAGTTAAGGATGAATTGATCAGGATGAAAAAAGCGGCTTCCTGA
- a CDS encoding lipid biosynthesis B12-binding/radical SAM protein, with translation MKVLLISSNIAGTPYPVYPLGLSMVSQALQDAGNEVYLFDFLEKKMSLDALGEKIKKINPGIIGVSIRNIDNVNLLNEERYIDVVKKIVQKIKSHTDAKIVLGGSGFSIMPEVILSEVGADYGIVGEGESSMVKLVSDAQQGIYPEQKCLKSPLTLSGSRIPSADYTPCLMEFYKKSGNVTPVQTKRGCRHKCIYCSYPLLEGSTIRCRHPEDVVNDIKNLVEKHGANYIFFIDSVFNDDQGHYIDLIREMKKRDVHVPWTAFFTPEHINDQYIIMMKQTGLTAAEIGADASTDTTLKKLGKSFIFKDIIDFNDRFTEHGIATAHFYMFGSPGETKETVLQGMENIKSMQKTVSFMFMGIRILPDTPLAGIAQKEGIISKTCNLLEPVYYIAPGLDKKWLEKTLTAGFSDTRNCVFPPDALDSSLQFLHKIGYSGSMWDMLLSDKRKRRKK, from the coding sequence ATGAAAGTTTTGCTCATTTCTTCCAATATTGCCGGCACCCCTTATCCTGTATACCCGCTGGGGTTGAGCATGGTTTCCCAGGCCCTGCAGGATGCAGGCAACGAGGTATATCTGTTTGATTTTCTTGAAAAAAAAATGTCGCTCGATGCGCTGGGCGAAAAAATAAAAAAAATTAACCCTGGAATCATAGGCGTTTCAATCCGGAATATAGATAATGTAAACCTTTTAAATGAAGAGAGATATATAGATGTAGTTAAAAAAATCGTTCAAAAAATAAAATCGCATACAGATGCCAAAATAGTTCTGGGCGGCTCAGGTTTTTCCATAATGCCGGAAGTTATTCTTAGTGAGGTAGGGGCTGATTACGGGATTGTGGGCGAAGGTGAGTCCTCCATGGTAAAGCTGGTATCTGATGCTCAACAAGGAATATATCCTGAACAAAAATGCCTGAAATCGCCCCTGACACTCAGCGGCAGCCGGATACCTTCGGCAGATTATACCCCCTGTCTGATGGAATTTTATAAAAAAAGCGGGAATGTTACCCCTGTCCAAACCAAAAGGGGCTGCCGACACAAATGCATTTACTGTTCATATCCGCTTTTAGAGGGCTCGACTATTCGATGCCGTCATCCCGAGGATGTAGTTAATGATATCAAGAACCTGGTGGAAAAGCATGGAGCCAACTATATTTTTTTTATAGATTCGGTTTTCAATGACGACCAGGGGCACTATATCGACTTGATCAGGGAGATGAAAAAAAGAGACGTTCATGTTCCATGGACAGCATTTTTTACGCCGGAACATATTAATGACCAATATATTATAATGATGAAGCAGACCGGACTGACGGCCGCTGAAATCGGCGCCGATGCTTCCACGGATACCACATTGAAAAAACTGGGCAAATCGTTTATATTTAAAGATATTATCGATTTTAATGACCGGTTTACTGAACACGGAATTGCAACCGCGCACTTCTATATGTTCGGCTCCCCGGGTGAAACAAAAGAAACCGTATTGCAGGGCATGGAAAATATTAAAAGCATGCAAAAAACCGTTTCATTCATGTTTATGGGAATAAGAATTCTTCCTGACACTCCTCTTGCAGGGATAGCACAAAAAGAAGGAATTATTTCAAAAACATGCAACCTTTTGGAACCTGTATATTATATTGCTCCGGGACTGGATAAAAAATGGCTTGAAAAAACATTAACCGCCGGGTTTTCCGATACAAGGAACTGTGTCTTTCCTCCTGATGCATTAGACAGCAGCCTGCAATTTCTGCATAAAATAGGATATTCCGGTTCCATGTGGGATATGCTGCTTTCAGATAAAAGAAAACGCAGAAAAAAATAA
- a CDS encoding DUF2062 domain-containing protein — MTFEPEHIWCVIPVFNNRDTVKQVAQGCRKLVRHVIVVDDGSKDTDVKKLFSGTDIIVLTHEKNRGKGCAIKTALKFIKTKGGRFMITIDGDGQHYPADIQNFLSKLSDDTIVVGCRRFSGNKNIPGASRFGRKFANMWLQIETGVYIDDCQSGFRAYPVEYISQIPLHGSYYDFETEVLARAVWKGLRLETVQIDVSYPKPELRVSNFKPFIDNFRISCMHARLTGRRLIPFPHKKLVKKNIKHDYLWLFLHPAQLIKGLLKENASPEGLATAAAVGTFLATLPLLFVHTLVILYVAACLNLNKVMAVSIQNICMPPFIPMVCVELGYYMRHGEWLTHFSFKIMLEELHARLFEWLLGSLVVAPLLSAIVGIIVFFTARKLIKIPVSYENKF, encoded by the coding sequence ATGACTTTTGAACCTGAACATATTTGGTGCGTAATCCCGGTATTTAATAACAGGGATACAGTCAAACAAGTCGCGCAAGGCTGCCGTAAACTGGTGCGTCATGTAATTGTCGTGGATGACGGAAGCAAAGATACAGATGTAAAAAAACTTTTTTCAGGAACAGATATTATTGTTCTAACTCATGAAAAAAACAGGGGAAAAGGCTGCGCAATCAAAACCGCCCTGAAATTTATAAAGACAAAAGGCGGCCGATTCATGATCACCATTGATGGAGACGGACAGCATTATCCTGCTGACATTCAAAATTTTTTGTCAAAATTATCTGACGACACTATTGTTGTAGGATGCAGGCGCTTTAGTGGCAACAAAAATATCCCGGGGGCAAGCAGGTTTGGAAGAAAATTTGCAAACATGTGGCTGCAGATAGAAACTGGTGTTTATATAGATGACTGCCAAAGTGGATTCCGTGCATATCCGGTTGAATATATTTCACAAATTCCTTTACATGGCTCATATTATGATTTTGAAACAGAAGTCCTGGCCAGGGCAGTATGGAAAGGACTCCGACTCGAAACTGTTCAGATTGATGTCTCGTATCCCAAGCCTGAACTCCGTGTTTCAAACTTTAAACCGTTTATAGACAATTTTCGTATATCATGCATGCATGCGCGATTAACAGGAAGAAGGCTCATACCATTTCCGCATAAAAAACTTGTTAAAAAAAATATTAAACATGATTATTTATGGCTTTTTCTTCATCCTGCACAACTGATTAAAGGGTTACTAAAAGAAAACGCATCCCCTGAAGGCTTGGCTACGGCCGCGGCTGTGGGAACTTTTTTAGCTACATTGCCCCTTTTATTTGTTCATACCCTGGTGATTCTTTATGTTGCTGCCTGCCTTAATTTAAATAAAGTCATGGCCGTTTCCATTCAGAATATTTGTATGCCTCCTTTTATCCCGATGGTTTGTGTTGAACTAGGCTATTATATGAGGCATGGTGAATGGTTAACTCATTTTTCATTCAAAATAATGCTGGAGGAACTTCATGCCAGGCTGTTTGAATGGCTTCTTGGATCACTGGTCGTAGCGCCTCTTTTATCTGCCATAGTCGGCATAATTGTTTTTTTTACCGCCCGCAAGCTGATAAAAATTCCTGTTTCATATGAAAACAAGTTTTAA
- a CDS encoding DUF3261 domain-containing protein — MPKCEVIFERVLRLILIAGLILLLSGCANKIPFKKAVLVPVEAVDPESVRDSFEASLPQSFQLISSTVFKYKMHSFAAIGVTGIDTRKKEFTLACINPMGVKLFELAGDEQGVDCRFAMKEFTQKGDFAKMVANDIRSIYFDRIPDKNAEVVKKNKKIIFFQPVNGGTMEYLFGGTGNLLIEKRFIKKGRKIWSVFYFEYISKKGKLHPAGIILKNYIYRYKLVIRAKGNQ, encoded by the coding sequence ATGCCAAAATGTGAAGTTATTTTTGAGCGAGTCCTCAGGTTGATATTGATTGCAGGCTTAATACTGCTATTGAGCGGATGCGCAAATAAAATACCATTTAAAAAAGCAGTCCTTGTTCCTGTGGAAGCTGTTGATCCGGAATCGGTTCGGGACAGCTTTGAGGCATCGCTCCCGCAAAGTTTTCAATTGATCAGTTCCACAGTTTTTAAATATAAAATGCATTCGTTTGCGGCCATCGGCGTGACCGGGATTGATACCCGGAAAAAAGAATTCACCCTGGCCTGTATTAACCCGATGGGTGTCAAACTGTTTGAACTGGCAGGCGATGAACAGGGTGTTGACTGCAGATTTGCAATGAAAGAATTTACACAAAAAGGTGATTTTGCCAAAATGGTGGCAAATGATATCAGGAGCATATATTTTGATCGGATTCCGGATAAAAATGCCGAAGTTGTTAAAAAAAATAAAAAAATTATTTTTTTTCAACCTGTCAACGGCGGGACAATGGAATATCTGTTTGGGGGTACAGGGAACCTGTTGATAGAGAAAAGATTTATAAAAAAGGGGCGTAAAATCTGGTCTGTTTTTTACTTTGAATATATCTCAAAAAAGGGTAAACTGCATCCCGCGGGAATTATTTTAAAGAATTATATTTATCGATATAAACTGGTTATACGTGCAAAAGGAAATCAATAA
- a CDS encoding MMPL family transporter — MLSKLFGGIFDSAATHKKLVGIIALLLTIASAAGLVYIRFDNNVELMLPANDEICKSMRFLRESDISDKVIISFQLKSSQFTTIDLIAAVDTFCASLNTPLVTDVVTGIAEYNIMGDMLDFLKYVPQLTNQQALNKIDRQISPQGVKTALFNNYRSLLGPAGSFMSEFISSDPLGINYKYLHSLEKLTNSFGYKINIKNGHFISSDGTHAMVILKTPVVLTDGFGSKKLINYIKTRLNDLPDYVTADIIAGHMHTISNETVIKKDIFLTLSISTIVFLLLFFFFFSDIKAVLLFVIPLVSVLAAINITCLILDKLSYFIIGMGGVIAGIAVDYGIHVYMAVRTGDGRPDSVKKVFKPIVTGALTTMGVFAAFFFSDVAGYRQLALFSIISILICLLYALFLLPHFLGKKSCKSQKTSLNKNRFFKKPVADPLIVCFWAGFMIFLLISCRGLIFSNDIKQFDGSAAEVLQAEQNFHQVWGGARQPAVFVVSGQTIEAALEKNERIYKIATEKIGQNNFTSFASIWQSAKTRQENLLRWNRFWKENRASKLKKLIARYGEPYNFREDAFLNFFDNITAGTIIKNIPDRPEFFSVLKDRFVKNKKDGFEILSFFPDEEKYVRLLSEVCDEFPDTFIVSRNQFANIISRSIASEIIYLAIIAGVMIPLLAVLLLRNIKLALLSLIPVLSSIMTICGALPLIKMPMNAPSVIAGMVVVGLSIDYGIFMVYTCYHKLRTGTYTAVTLSAVTTLIGAGVLVFAKHPMLFSIGITLVTGILAGFTASILVIPAMFRLWTTKKEPSFSC; from the coding sequence TCTCCGACAAGGTCATCATCTCTTTTCAGCTGAAGTCATCACAATTTACAACGATTGATCTTATTGCAGCAGTCGACACGTTTTGCGCTTCATTAAATACGCCTCTTGTAACAGATGTGGTAACCGGTATTGCAGAATACAATATAATGGGTGACATGCTTGATTTTTTAAAGTATGTCCCGCAGCTTACAAATCAACAAGCCCTCAATAAAATTGACCGGCAAATTTCTCCACAGGGCGTAAAAACGGCGCTTTTCAACAACTACCGCAGTCTTCTCGGCCCGGCCGGATCTTTTATGTCTGAATTTATCAGCTCCGACCCCCTCGGTATAAACTACAAATACCTGCATTCGCTGGAAAAACTGACAAATTCATTCGGTTATAAGATAAACATCAAAAACGGCCATTTTATCAGTTCCGACGGGACCCATGCCATGGTTATTTTAAAAACACCGGTTGTATTAACCGACGGTTTTGGATCAAAAAAACTCATAAACTATATCAAGACCCGTCTGAATGACCTTCCCGATTATGTTACGGCGGATATAATTGCCGGACATATGCATACCATCAGCAATGAGACTGTAATTAAAAAAGACATCTTTTTAACGCTTTCGATCTCCACCATTGTATTCTTATTATTATTTTTCTTTTTTTTCAGCGACATAAAAGCTGTTCTCCTTTTTGTTATCCCATTGGTCTCCGTTCTCGCGGCGATCAATATTACCTGTCTGATCCTGGATAAGCTTTCATACTTTATTATCGGAATGGGCGGCGTGATTGCCGGTATTGCCGTTGATTATGGAATCCACGTTTATATGGCGGTTCGCACGGGAGACGGCCGGCCTGATTCGGTAAAAAAGGTCTTTAAACCGATAGTAACAGGCGCTCTGACCACCATGGGTGTTTTTGCGGCTTTCTTTTTTTCTGATGTTGCAGGATACAGGCAACTCGCCCTGTTTTCGATTATAAGCATCCTGATATGTCTTTTATATGCTCTTTTCCTGTTGCCACACTTCCTTGGAAAAAAATCCTGCAAGTCCCAAAAAACAAGTTTAAATAAAAATCGATTTTTTAAAAAACCGGTTGCAGACCCGCTGATTGTCTGCTTCTGGGCCGGGTTTATGATATTTTTATTGATTTCATGCCGGGGGTTAATTTTTTCCAATGACATAAAGCAATTCGACGGAAGCGCGGCGGAAGTGCTCCAGGCAGAGCAGAATTTTCATCAGGTGTGGGGCGGTGCGCGGCAGCCGGCTGTTTTTGTTGTTTCCGGCCAAACTATTGAGGCCGCTCTTGAAAAAAACGAACGTATTTATAAAATCGCCACGGAAAAAATCGGGCAAAATAATTTCACCAGTTTTGCTTCCATTTGGCAGTCTGCCAAAACAAGGCAAGAAAACCTTTTGCGATGGAACAGATTCTGGAAGGAAAACCGTGCCTCAAAACTCAAAAAACTGATTGCCCGATATGGTGAACCATATAATTTCAGGGAAGATGCTTTTTTAAATTTTTTTGATAATATTACGGCAGGTACGATTATAAAAAACATTCCGGATCGACCGGAATTTTTTTCCGTTTTAAAAGATAGATTTGTTAAAAATAAAAAAGACGGGTTTGAAATCCTCTCTTTTTTCCCGGATGAGGAAAAATATGTCAGGCTCCTTTCAGAAGTGTGTGATGAATTCCCGGACACCTTTATTGTCTCCCGCAATCAGTTTGCAAATATTATTTCCCGGTCGATTGCCTCGGAAATTATTTATCTCGCAATTATTGCCGGTGTTATGATACCCCTGCTGGCAGTTCTACTCTTAAGGAATATCAAACTTGCGCTGCTATCGCTGATACCGGTATTAAGCAGCATTATGACAATCTGCGGAGCGCTGCCGTTAATAAAAATGCCGATGAATGCGCCCTCTGTAATCGCCGGCATGGTTGTGGTGGGTCTCTCAATTGATTACGGTATTTTCATGGTCTATACCTGTTATCATAAATTAAGAACCGGCACTTATACTGCTGTTACGCTTTCAGCGGTAACAACGTTGATAGGCGCCGGAGTACTTGTGTTTGCAAAACATCCAATGCTCTTTTCAATCGGTATTACCCTGGTTACCGGTATCCTGGCCGGATTTACGGCCTCTATCCTTGTGATTCCGGCCATGTTCAGGCTATGGACAACAAAAAAGGAGCCCTCATTCTCATGTTAA
- a CDS encoding beta-ketoacyl-[acyl-carrier-protein] synthase family protein: protein MPSIKSVVVACDMVTSYGQGVNFCWKRLMAGESAIGEITRFDTRHFKTNRAGIIPGLSCGSGESIIMKMLAPMFKDKRALIPEDSFPILATTTGEIGYLEGHIITGKGEYKQSDPGFLLEKIVKLTGVKYPGLLVSAACTSSNTAVAHGAALINSGRYDSVLVVACDSVSEFVFSGFSAIMALDENTARPFDKNRKGLTLGEAAGFILMMSPERALREKRPVLGKIAGWGLTSDANHMTGPAKDGRGLAAAIHHALQSASVTIDDVGVISAHGTGTIYNDAMEMQAFKKIFTKQPVPVYSIKGGTGHTMGAAGLVEIIIALKSLQEMTAPPTVNLLDADQQADGWVFSEPINFKKPVTLSTNSGFGGVNGAIVLRPSVKK from the coding sequence ATGCCTTCAATAAAATCCGTAGTGGTGGCTTGCGACATGGTCACTTCTTACGGACAGGGAGTAAATTTTTGTTGGAAACGTTTAATGGCCGGCGAAAGCGCCATTGGTGAAATAACGCGTTTTGATACACGGCATTTTAAAACAAATAGGGCCGGTATCATACCCGGTCTTTCCTGCGGCTCCGGCGAATCTATAATTATGAAAATGCTTGCGCCGATGTTTAAAGATAAAAGAGCGCTTATTCCTGAAGACTCATTTCCCATTTTGGCCACAACAACCGGCGAGATAGGTTATTTGGAAGGTCATATAATCACCGGCAAAGGTGAATACAAGCAAAGCGATCCCGGGTTCCTGCTTGAAAAAATCGTCAAACTGACAGGTGTCAAATATCCCGGCTTGCTTGTCTCCGCTGCATGCACATCATCCAATACAGCCGTTGCACACGGCGCAGCTTTGATAAATTCGGGCAGATACGATTCGGTTCTGGTTGTTGCTTGTGACAGCGTCAGTGAATTTGTTTTTTCAGGATTTTCCGCTATCATGGCTTTGGACGAAAATACAGCCCGGCCTTTTGATAAAAATCGAAAGGGATTGACCCTGGGCGAAGCCGCTGGTTTTATTCTGATGATGAGCCCGGAAAGGGCTTTAAGGGAAAAAAGGCCTGTTCTCGGGAAAATTGCCGGATGGGGGCTGACCAGTGATGCGAATCATATGACCGGACCGGCTAAAGACGGCCGCGGACTTGCCGCAGCTATTCATCATGCCCTGCAATCCGCATCCGTCACCATAGATGACGTTGGTGTTATCTCTGCACACGGAACAGGCACCATTTATAATGATGCCATGGAGATGCAAGCCTTTAAAAAAATTTTCACTAAACAGCCCGTCCCGGTATATTCGATAAAAGGTGGTACCGGGCATACCATGGGAGCGGCCGGTTTAGTGGAAATAATTATTGCATTGAAATCTTTGCAGGAAATGACTGCGCCTCCCACTGTTAATCTGCTTGATGCAGATCAGCAAGCGGATGGATGGGTTTTTTCGGAACCTATAAATTTTAAAAAACCTGTTACACTTTCAACCAATTCAGGATTTGGCGGAGTTAACGGCGCGATTGTATTACGGCCCAGTGTGAAAAAATGA
- a CDS encoding B12-binding domain-containing radical SAM protein — MKLKLIYPKWPKLKNQPEFNLPPHGPVVFAAALSDDIEISFCDENVEELKFDNDADLIALSVMLTCQIPRAWKIADQYRGMGKKVIFGGIATMLHVQETMAHADAVFIGEAEGHFSRVVDDLRKGRLKKIYDFKSDFPDTVLIGPARRSILKRDLYNFRGVQMVDLVHASRGCRFNCFPCCTPFLGGRKFRPRPMEKVVEEFAGIDNNRLFIVDNSLAQDDDWEKELFKAIAPLKKKWISHPIKDDDEILDLAAEAGCWYMYQAIVDTSDHIRNKIKRIKERGIGVEGTILLGLDDHDEDYIKRLVDFLLEIDLDLAEFTILTPFPHTRIRTQLEKENRIIHNDWSRYTAGEVVFKPAKMSVDALERMYQYAWDTFYADCCKEIKMAKLYLKVIEKEKKDGTYNNIRLSANRSWKKQP; from the coding sequence GTGAAACTTAAGCTAATATACCCCAAATGGCCGAAATTAAAGAATCAGCCTGAATTTAATCTTCCTCCTCACGGCCCGGTTGTTTTTGCAGCGGCTCTGAGTGATGATATTGAAATATCCTTTTGTGACGAAAATGTGGAAGAACTGAAATTTGATAATGACGCTGATTTAATCGCCTTGTCGGTAATGCTCACCTGCCAGATTCCACGCGCCTGGAAAATTGCCGATCAATACCGGGGTATGGGAAAAAAGGTTATATTCGGCGGAATCGCAACCATGCTGCATGTTCAGGAAACCATGGCTCACGCAGATGCGGTTTTTATCGGCGAGGCCGAGGGACATTTCAGCAGGGTTGTCGATGACTTACGCAAAGGACGGCTTAAAAAAATATATGACTTTAAATCCGATTTTCCGGATACCGTCCTGATCGGACCTGCCAGGCGCAGTATTCTGAAGCGTGATCTGTATAATTTCCGGGGCGTTCAGATGGTCGATCTGGTGCATGCCTCCCGTGGCTGCCGTTTTAACTGCTTTCCATGTTGCACTCCTTTTTTGGGAGGACGCAAATTCAGGCCCCGGCCTATGGAAAAAGTTGTAGAAGAATTCGCCGGCATAGATAATAACCGTCTTTTTATAGTCGATAATTCCCTGGCGCAGGACGATGACTGGGAAAAGGAACTCTTTAAAGCCATTGCTCCTTTGAAAAAAAAATGGATATCACATCCCATAAAGGATGATGATGAGATCCTCGACCTGGCGGCAGAGGCGGGCTGCTGGTACATGTATCAGGCTATAGTAGACACATCTGACCATATTCGTAATAAAATCAAGCGGATCAAGGAGCGCGGCATAGGAGTTGAAGGGACTATCCTGCTGGGGCTGGACGATCATGACGAGGATTACATTAAACGCCTCGTCGATTTCCTGCTTGAAATTGACCTCGATCTGGCGGAGTTTACAATTCTTACCCCTTTTCCGCATACAAGAATCAGAACCCAACTGGAAAAAGAAAACAGGATTATCCATAATGACTGGTCCCGCTATACGGCCGGCGAGGTTGTTTTTAAACCTGCAAAAATGTCGGTGGATGCCCTGGAGAGGATGTACCAATATGCCTGGGATACTTTTTACGCTGATTGCTGCAAAGAAATCAAGATGGCCAAACTTTACCTTAAAGTCATAGAAAAGGAAAAAAAGGACGGAACCTATAACAATATACGCCTCAGCGCAAACCGTTCATGGAAGAAACAGCCATGA
- a CDS encoding acyl-CoA thioesterase: MQRRKKNGYFKPIPGAPKPLSIQVKKLVQFSEVDALGIVWHGRYPVYFEEAAAALGRACGLSYKDYFDANIGAPIVQLHIDYHQSLRLEDEFVVKASLIWCEGAKLNTEFMIVKKDEIITTTGYSIQMFIHSSTNEFCLYPPELLERCKRRWLSGELKCLQ; this comes from the coding sequence TTGCAGCGCCGTAAAAAAAATGGATATTTCAAGCCGATTCCGGGCGCGCCGAAGCCGCTATCCATACAAGTGAAAAAACTGGTTCAGTTCAGTGAGGTCGATGCCCTGGGGATTGTCTGGCATGGCCGTTACCCGGTCTATTTTGAAGAGGCTGCAGCCGCCTTGGGACGGGCCTGCGGTCTTTCATATAAGGATTATTTTGACGCAAATATAGGGGCGCCCATAGTTCAGCTTCATATTGATTATCACCAATCGCTCAGGCTGGAAGATGAATTTGTTGTTAAGGCATCTCTGATCTGGTGTGAAGGAGCAAAGCTCAATACGGAATTTATGATTGTAAAAAAAGACGAGATCATTACAACAACAGGTTATTCAATTCAGATGTTTATCCATAGCAGCACCAATGAATTTTGCCTATATCCCCCTGAACTTCTGGAAAGGTGCAAGCGCCGGTGGTTATCGGGAGAATTAAAATGCCTTCAATAA